In Candidatus Gastranaerophilales bacterium, a single genomic region encodes these proteins:
- the rpmI gene encoding 50S ribosomal protein L35, whose amino-acid sequence MPKMKTHRAGAKRYKVTASGKILHRQSGTKHLLQHKSADRKRRIGGMVEVSATHKKLVSKELPYMRFSR is encoded by the coding sequence ATGCCTAAAATGAAAACTCACAGAGCTGGCGCTAAAAGGTACAAAGTTACTGCCAGTGGTAAAATTTTACACAGACAATCAGGTACTAAGCACCTTCTTCAACACAAATCTGCTGATAGAAAAAGAAGAATCGGCGGAATGGTAGAAGTTTCTGCAACTCACAAGAAACTTGTATCTAAAGAATTGCCTTATATGAGATTTTCTCGCTAA
- the infC gene encoding translation initiation factor IF-3, with protein MNQSNSLLNRNIRAREVRLIDDEGNNYGVIPTSKALIMAEEKDLDLVVVSPNQEPPVAKILDYGKYKYEVEKRAKEARKKQHTVDIKEIKIRYKIDVHDYNVRIKNIKKFLATGNKVKLVVMLRGREMQHSKLAFDLANRFLTDLEGEAFTLERKPSMDGRNVVTMLAPSHV; from the coding sequence ATGAACCAGAGCAATTCGCTCTTAAATCGTAATATTAGAGCAAGAGAAGTCAGGTTAATAGATGATGAAGGTAATAACTATGGCGTTATTCCTACTTCTAAAGCCTTAATTATGGCGGAAGAAAAAGACTTGGATCTTGTCGTGGTTTCTCCAAATCAAGAACCTCCTGTAGCAAAAATTCTTGATTACGGTAAATATAAATACGAAGTTGAAAAACGTGCTAAAGAAGCTCGTAAAAAACAACACACAGTTGATATAAAAGAAATTAAAATAAGATATAAAATTGATGTTCATGACTATAATGTCAGAATAAAAAATATTAAAAAATTCCTTGCAACAGGCAATAAAGTCAAACTTGTTGTTATGCTTAGAGGTAGAGAAATGCAACATAGTAAATTAGCCTTCGACTTGGCTAATCGTTTCTTAACAGATTTGGAAGGTGAAGCTTTTACTCTTGAAAGAAAACCTTCAATGGATGGAAGAAATGTTGTTACCATGCTTGCACCTTCTCATGTTTAG
- a CDS encoding iron-containing alcohol dehydrogenase: MWEKDIDINEVREIRVKDNVYFGVGAIHKINDIIKDLKKKNINKVIVVSGRNAYKATGAWDIVEKALKENQVGYVNFDKVSPNPTTHQVDEAAKIANDFGAQAVISIGGGSPTDTGKSTAILMKYKDKTAEELYTFKFTPETAAPIVAINLTHGTGSEANRFAVVTIPELNYKPAIAYDCIYPSYAIDDPALMTKLSPNQTIYVSVDAVNHVVEAATSKVASPFAITLAKDTIRLVAEFLPKAMKNPDDLEARYFLCYAALLGGISFDNGLLHYTHALEHPLSAVKPELSHGLGLAILLPAVVKHIYKEKHHTLADILAPIVPDIKDNPNAGEDCAKKLEKWLIGLGITNKLKEEGFEEKDIDKLTNLAFTTPSLDGLLSIAPNEATKERVSSIYEDSMSFYK, translated from the coding sequence ATGTGGGAAAAAGACATAGACATCAATGAAGTCAGAGAAATTCGTGTAAAAGACAATGTTTATTTTGGAGTTGGTGCTATTCACAAAATCAATGACATCATAAAAGATTTAAAGAAAAAAAATATTAATAAAGTAATTGTTGTATCAGGAAGAAATGCATACAAAGCAACCGGGGCATGGGACATTGTAGAAAAAGCCTTAAAAGAAAACCAAGTAGGATATGTAAATTTTGACAAAGTATCTCCCAATCCGACAACCCATCAAGTTGATGAAGCAGCAAAAATAGCAAATGATTTTGGTGCTCAAGCCGTTATTTCTATAGGTGGAGGCTCCCCAACAGATACAGGTAAAAGTACAGCTATACTTATGAAATATAAAGATAAAACCGCTGAAGAATTATATACCTTCAAGTTTACACCTGAAACTGCAGCACCTATTGTAGCTATAAACTTAACTCACGGAACAGGCAGCGAAGCCAACAGATTTGCTGTTGTAACAATACCTGAACTCAATTACAAACCAGCTATCGCATACGACTGTATCTACCCGAGTTATGCAATTGATGACCCTGCTTTAATGACAAAATTGTCACCAAACCAAACCATTTATGTTTCAGTAGACGCCGTAAACCATGTTGTTGAAGCCGCTACATCTAAAGTCGCATCGCCTTTTGCTATCACTCTTGCAAAAGACACTATAAGATTAGTTGCTGAATTTTTGCCGAAAGCAATGAAAAATCCTGATGATTTAGAAGCAAGATATTTCTTATGCTACGCAGCTCTTTTAGGAGGCATAAGCTTTGATAACGGGCTTTTACATTATACTCACGCTCTTGAGCACCCTCTAAGTGCCGTCAAGCCTGAACTTTCTCACGGGCTCGGTTTAGCAATTCTACTTCCTGCTGTTGTTAAACACATTTACAAAGAAAAACATCACACCTTGGCTGACATCTTAGCTCCAATTGTACCTGATATAAAGGACAACCCGAACGCAGGCGAAGATTGTGCAAAAAAACTTGAAAAATGGTTAATTGGTTTGGGAATTACAAACAAACTAAAAGAAGAAGGCTTCGAAGAAAAAGATATTGACAAATTAACAAATCTTGCCTTCACAACCCCTTCTCTTGATGGGCTTTTATCCATAGCTCCAAACGAAGCAACTAAAGAAAGAGTAAGCTCTATTTATGAAGACTCTATGAGCTTTTACAAATAA
- a CDS encoding (2Fe-2S) ferredoxin domain-containing protein, producing the protein MNTPKTTITVCMGSSCFARGNMDNLEFIEKYIREHNLNAKIELSGSRCEEKCADGPNILINGVRHNHVNIKKLKELLKNE; encoded by the coding sequence ATGAACACACCGAAAACAACAATAACTGTCTGCATGGGAAGCTCTTGTTTTGCAAGAGGAAATATGGATAACCTTGAATTTATAGAAAAATATATAAGAGAACACAACCTCAATGCAAAAATAGAACTCTCAGGCTCAAGATGCGAAGAAAAATGTGCCGATGGACCAAATATATTAATAAACGGCGTACGGCATAATCACGTAAATATTAAAAAACTGAAAGAACTGCTAAAGAATGAATAA
- a CDS encoding KUP/HAK/KT family potassium transporter — protein MVFQEEKTSPERIIKAMGLVFGDIGTSPIYTFTVIFLTTAINYKNVIGILSLIIWTLLLVVTAQYTWLAMSLSKKGEGGAIVLNEIMKRLVKPARGVAFFSLLTYIGISLLIGDSVITPAISILSAVEGLTLIDTLKSVPQWGLLLITILITLGLFSIQKKGTEKISQVFGPIMLIWFIALGTTGLWSFSQMPGIIQAFNPFYGIDFVLHNGFAGFFVLSEVILCATGAEALYADMGHLGRKPITYAWGFICIVLIINYLGQGAFLLEHPEAKNILFSMISYEHKIFYIPFLITSIFATIIASQAMISGLFSIVYQGINTRIFPLFKIKYTSDKIGSQIYIGTANWFLLFFVILVILFFKKSSNLAAAYGLAVTGTISITAIMMCVIFFLRKMYLKCSISLFLLSIDLCFLGASCLKIPHGAYWSIIIAIIPLSLILLYTKGNQKLYKAMVLMKKDVFLNKYNKIYPNISKIKGTALFFSRGVERISPYIIQTMFTNNIVFTENIFVQVSKTGEAYGVSHEMTEVAEGLLVLKFNVGYMTVFNLEENLKKLKIKEKAIFYGAEEIETENPIWHIFAIIKKITPSFISFYNLPTHKVHGVITKIKIK, from the coding sequence TTGGTTTTTCAAGAAGAAAAAACATCTCCTGAGAGAATAATTAAAGCCATGGGGCTTGTTTTCGGGGACATAGGAACAAGTCCTATCTATACATTTACTGTTATTTTTTTAACTACAGCTATAAATTATAAAAACGTTATAGGAATTTTGTCACTGATAATTTGGACCCTTCTTCTTGTCGTAACAGCCCAATATACTTGGCTTGCGATGAGTTTAAGTAAAAAAGGAGAAGGTGGAGCCATCGTACTTAACGAAATAATGAAAAGACTTGTTAAACCTGCAAGAGGGGTGGCTTTCTTTTCACTTTTGACATATATAGGAATCTCTCTTTTAATCGGTGACAGCGTTATAACCCCCGCAATTAGTATTCTTTCAGCAGTTGAGGGGTTAACTCTTATTGACACATTAAAAAGCGTTCCTCAATGGGGGCTTTTGTTAATAACGATACTCATCACTTTGGGGTTATTTTCTATACAAAAAAAAGGAACGGAGAAAATATCACAAGTTTTCGGTCCAATTATGCTTATATGGTTTATTGCCTTAGGAACTACAGGTTTGTGGTCATTCAGTCAAATGCCGGGCATAATTCAAGCATTTAATCCATTCTATGGTATAGACTTTGTTTTACATAATGGTTTCGCAGGATTTTTTGTTTTATCAGAAGTTATACTTTGTGCAACAGGAGCAGAAGCCTTATATGCTGACATGGGACACCTTGGAAGAAAACCTATAACCTACGCTTGGGGCTTTATTTGTATCGTTTTGATTATTAATTACCTTGGACAGGGAGCTTTTTTACTCGAACATCCTGAGGCGAAAAATATCTTGTTCTCAATGATATCTTATGAACACAAGATTTTTTATATTCCATTTTTAATAACCAGTATTTTTGCAACTATTATTGCATCTCAAGCTATGATAAGCGGATTATTTTCTATAGTTTATCAAGGGATTAACACAAGAATTTTTCCATTATTTAAAATAAAATACACCTCTGATAAAATCGGCTCACAAATCTATATCGGAACAGCAAATTGGTTTTTATTATTCTTCGTTATTTTGGTAATATTATTCTTTAAAAAATCGTCAAATTTGGCTGCTGCCTATGGTTTAGCGGTTACAGGAACAATTTCTATAACGGCAATTATGATGTGCGTTATATTTTTCTTAAGAAAAATGTATTTAAAATGCTCAATTTCTTTATTTTTATTAAGTATAGATTTGTGTTTCTTGGGAGCAAGCTGTTTAAAAATTCCTCATGGAGCTTATTGGTCAATCATCATTGCCATAATTCCATTAAGCCTAATTTTGCTATATACAAAAGGAAACCAAAAATTATATAAAGCTATGGTGCTAATGAAAAAAGATGTTTTCCTTAATAAATACAACAAAATATATCCCAATATTTCAAAGATAAAAGGAACCGCTTTATTCTTTTCTCGTGGGGTAGAACGTATCTCACCTTATATTATACAAACTATGTTTACAAATAACATCGTTTTCACAGAAAACATTTTTGTTCAAGTTTCAAAAACAGGAGAAGCTTACGGGGTAAGCCATGAAATGACAGAGGTGGCTGAAGGATTATTGGTTTTAAAATTTAATGTCGGGTATATGACGGTATTTAATCTTGAAGAAAACTTAAAAAAATTAAAAATAAAAGAAAAAGCAATTTTTTATGGTGCAGAAGAAATTGAAACCGAAAATCCTATCTGGCACATTTTTGCAATTATTAAAAAAATAACCCCCTCATTTATAAGCTTTTATAACCTGCCCACACACAAAGTTCACGGCGTTATTACAAAAATAAAAATTAAATAA